The Rattus rattus isolate New Zealand chromosome X, Rrattus_CSIRO_v1, whole genome shotgun sequence genome has a window encoding:
- the LOC116887887 gene encoding melanoma-associated antigen B4-like, whose product MPRGNKSKGRSRAKRQQTRGGESQILQGAQPTVKEEETAPPSLVQGDAPSSPGVDTPQESQEPASYGSPELDVPCSVYDVDAEGSVADAEDRSAHFSKIAAAIQSARRDPLTRKANVLIEFMMEKFKVKEPFTQADMLRVINKKYKVHFTEILRRISVRLELVFGLELKVVDPSSQSYMLGKLGLSTEGSLSGSSGLPKTGLLMTLLGVIFMKGNHATEEEVWEFLKVVGIYPGKSHVIFGEPQEFITKDLVEENYVVYQQVPGSEPPSYEFRWGPRAYAETTKMKVLEVIAKINNTSPSFFTSMYEEAMIDEANRAARRVTAVPGNVVDMRDVRAHRRVHSTSSK is encoded by the exons ATGCCTAGGGGCAACAAGAGCAAGGGCCGCTCCAGGGCCAAAAGGCAGCAGACACGAGGTGGAGAAAGCCAGATTCTCCAGGGTGCTCAGCCCACTgtgaaggaggaggaaacagcaCCCCCCTCTCTTGTCCAGGGTGATGCCCCCAGTTCCCCTGGAGTTGACACTCCTCAGGAGTCCCAGGAGCCTGCATCCTATGGCTCTCCTGAGTTAGATGTGCCCTGCTCAGTTTATGATGTAGATGCTGAAG GTTCTGTTGCAGATGCTGAGGACAGAAGTGCACATTTCTCCAAGATAGCAGCTGCCATTCAATCTGCACGCAGAGATCCTCTGACCAGGAAGGCCAATGTGTTGATAGAGTTCATGATGGAGAAATTTAAGGTGAAAGAGCCTttcacacaggcagacatgctgaGAGTTATTAACAAGAAGTACAAGGTGCACTTCACTGAAATCCTCAGGAGAATCTCTGTGCGATTGGAATTGGTCTTTGGCCTTGAGTTGAAGGTAGTTGATCCCAGTTCTCAATCCTATATGCTGGGCAAGCTGGGCCTCTCCACTGAGGGAAGTCTGAGTGGCAGTAGTGGGTTACCCAAGACAGGGCTTCTGATGACGCTCCTGGGTGTAATCTTCATGAAGGGGAACCATGCCACTGAGGAAGAGGTCTGGGAATTCCTAAAAGTAGTGGGGATATATCCTGGGAAGAGTCATGTAATCTTTGGAGAGCCCCAGGAATTTATAACCAAAGATTTGGTGGAGGAAAATTATGTAGTATACCAACAGGTTCCTGGCAGTGAACCCCCAAGCTATGAGTTCCGGTGGGGTCCCAGAGCCTATGCTGAAACCACCAAAATGAAGGTCCTGGAAGTTATAGCTAAGATCAATAATACTTCCCCTAGTTTCTTCACTAGTATGTATGAGGAGGCTATGATTGATGAGGCTAATAGAGCAGCAAGAAGAGTTACAGCTGTTCCTGGCAATGTTGTGGATATGAGGGACGTCAGGGCTCATCGCAGAGTCCATAGCACCTCTTCTAAGTAG
- the LOC116888327 gene encoding melanoma-associated antigen B5-like, which produces MPRGQKNKHRKRSKNKNHNQEKGHPEKDESQDKGHHKRDDSQDHKEAAQDSAAIEETPPCSSSSVPGKILETPPVSETNSDDGWPSCIPSPVTICSDDLDFDDEIYCQCGGNSLYSEYRTCQNIPCKHCLDMYVAFVEQCVLYKFKMKQLIVGKDLINVIEPKYQYRFNEISKRAFENIETVFGVSVIEIDSTNHIYDLVSNLKLPNKGRVCAGRGLPKTGLLMTILAMIFMKGNSVSEEDIWKFLNFMQVYPGRKHFIYREPRKLITQDFVRLKYLEYGQIPNSDPPCYQFQWGPKAYAETTKMKVLEFMAKGSGVEPSTFSVKYAEALKEENQKIKIRKWYPIPAQKHCLGHGHHHIHKVMTPQ; this is translated from the coding sequence ATGCCTAGGGGTCAGAAGAATAAGCATCGCAAACGCTCGAAGAATAAGAATCACAACCAAGAGAAAGGCCATCCTGAAAAAGATGAGTCTCAGGATAAAGGCCATCATAAAAGAGATGATTCTCAAGATCATAAGGAAGCAGCACAGGATAGTGCAGCAATAGAAGAGACGCCTCCTTGCTCTTCATCTTCGGTTCCGGGGAAGATTCTTGAGACGCCACCTGTTTCTGAAACAAATAGTGATGATGGATGGCCTTCCTGTATACCATCTCCTGTCACTATTTGTAGTGATGATTTAGATTTTGATGATGAAATTTACTGTCAGTGTGGGGGAAACTCATTATACTCAGAATATCGAACCTGCCAAAATATTCCGTGCAAACATTGCTTAGATATGTATGTGGCTTTTGTGGAGCAGTGTGTACTctacaaatttaaaatgaaacaactcATTGTCGGAAAAGATTTAATAAATGTTATTGAACCAAAGTACCAATACAGATTTAATGAGATATCCAAGAGAGCTTTTGAGAACATTGAAACTGTGTTTGGAGTAAGTGTGATTGAAATTGACTCAACTAATCACATTTATGATCTAGTCAGCAACCTAAAACTACCCAATAAAGGAAGGGTTTGTGCTGGCAGAGGTTTACCAAAAACTGGTCTTCTTATGACTATCCTGGCTATGATTTTCATGAAGGGTAACTCTGTTTCTGAGGAAGACATTTGGAAATTCCTAAATTTTATGCAAGTGTACCCAGGGAGGAAGCATTTTATTTATAGAGAGCCACGGAAGCTCATCACTCAAGATTTTGTGAGACTGAAGTACCTGGAATATGGGCAGATACCCAATAGTGATCCTCCATGCTATCAGTTCCAATGGGGTCCAAAAGCTTATGCTGAAACTACCAAGATGAAAGTCCTAGAATTTATGGCTAAAGGCAGTGGTGTTGAACCTAGTACTTTTTCAGTAAAATATGCAGAagctttgaaagaagaaaatcaaaagatcAAGATAAGAAAATGGTATCCCATTCCGGCACAAAAACATTGTCTAGGACATGGCCATCACCATATCCATAAGGTTATGACACCTCAGTAA